A genomic stretch from Campylobacter lari subsp. concheus includes:
- a CDS encoding GGDEF domain-containing protein — protein sequence MLDDDLFADLNLSSDPTPAKEASKIQKISGGEFEKFAKSILTELVKDNVPPTPTNYGVYFQKMLEERPVVFKKKVSEIMEFEQNDDGIKRANIEQEIKKSFSSTSALLQYIAMIYRHLETVKDMLRRRNSELAISTGNLAVSNVIHALEADLSRFSSILDKYSDEIKESFDEVRQTYKHIEEQSDFDSKFGVYNKKYFLENLEKSIESNAKYNYHTSLIFFRAKEEILEQTYTQKEKNAFLKGVCRIFSKNVSSSDIVAHCGNNIFAMMISHTNLEKAQEICNKILESLGNSNFFLADKEIDVDVEVAISAVNQDSKSEELIEKCIEALKDSGKNLEPFIIVEKEK from the coding sequence ATGTTAGATGATGATTTATTTGCTGATTTAAATTTAAGTAGTGATCCAACTCCAGCCAAAGAAGCTTCAAAAATTCAAAAAATTAGTGGAGGTGAATTTGAAAAATTTGCAAAGTCTATTTTGACTGAGCTTGTAAAAGATAATGTACCTCCAACACCGACTAATTATGGAGTTTATTTTCAAAAAATGCTTGAAGAACGTCCGGTAGTTTTTAAGAAAAAAGTTAGCGAGATTATGGAATTTGAACAAAATGATGATGGTATCAAACGTGCAAATATAGAACAAGAAATCAAAAAAAGTTTTAGTTCTACTTCGGCATTATTGCAATACATTGCTATGATTTATAGACATCTTGAAACAGTTAAAGATATGTTAAGAAGACGTAATTCAGAACTTGCTATTAGTACAGGAAATTTGGCTGTTTCTAATGTAATTCACGCTCTTGAAGCAGATCTTTCAAGGTTTTCTAGTATTTTAGATAAATATTCAGATGAGATTAAAGAAAGTTTTGATGAGGTTAGACAAACTTATAAACATATAGAAGAGCAAAGTGATTTTGACTCTAAATTTGGAGTTTATAACAAAAAATATTTTTTAGAAAATTTAGAAAAAAGCATTGAAAGTAATGCAAAATATAATTACCATACTTCCTTAATATTTTTTAGAGCAAAAGAAGAAATTCTTGAGCAAACTTATACTCAAAAAGAAAAAAATGCTTTTTTAAAAGGTGTGTGTAGAATTTTTAGTAAAAATGTCTCTTCAAGCGATATAGTAGCCCATTGTGGAAACAATATTTTTGCTATGATGATTTCTCATACAAATTTAGAAAAAGCACAAGAAATATGTAATAAAATTTTAGAATCTTTAGGAAATTCAAATTTTTTCCTAGCAGATAAAGAAATAGATGTAGATGTTGAAGTGGCTATAAGTGCTGTTAATCAAGATAGCAAGAGTGAAGAATTAATAGAAAAATGCATTGAAGCTTTAAAAGATTCAGGAAAAAATTTAGAACCCTTTATAATAGTGGAAAAAGAAAAATGA
- the def gene encoding peptide deformylase, giving the protein MIRKIITYPNPRLFLESKKVENFDKDLHILLDDMYETMIANKGVGLAAIQVDMPIRALLVDIGDEEGEQKEDKQTLLEIINPIITPLDDEKISCNEGCLSIPGFYEDVMRYKNIQLDYQDRFGKPQSLQAHDFLAVAIQHEVDHLDGHLFIEKLSFLKRQKFDKDFKKKSKKNK; this is encoded by the coding sequence ATGATAAGAAAGATAATTACCTATCCTAATCCAAGATTATTTTTAGAGTCAAAAAAAGTAGAAAATTTTGATAAAGATTTGCATATACTTTTAGATGATATGTATGAGACAATGATAGCTAATAAGGGTGTAGGCTTGGCTGCTATTCAAGTTGATATGCCAATTAGAGCTTTGCTTGTAGATATTGGTGATGAAGAAGGTGAGCAAAAAGAAGACAAGCAAACTCTTTTAGAAATTATTAATCCTATTATAACACCTTTAGATGATGAAAAAATTTCTTGCAATGAAGGTTGTTTAAGCATACCAGGTTTTTATGAAGATGTAATGCGTTATAAAAATATACAACTTGATTATCAAGATAGGTTTGGAAAGCCACAAAGTTTGCAAGCGCATGATTTTTTAGCAGTGGCTATTCAACATGAAGTTGATCATCTTGATGGACATTTGTTTATAGAAAAACTTTCTTTTTTAAAACGCCAAAAATTTGATAAAGACTTTAAGAAAAAATCCAAAAAGAACAAATGA
- the rmuC gene encoding DNA recombination protein RmuC: MENILIAFLVVVILAFIWYVFKSQKEKAKLEFLNQSNIALQNQLTNLELEKTTLMEKNSKLLDEKILYLSKNEALEAKLAQKEQTQQELLNIHLKERANLKEEYTQTLIKLEEKYKQGLVELKQELEQNLQKQNANILSQNKLMLNEDTKKILEEIFLPVKKSVKEYNERLNSNEVSLKTHIDNMFKFSQNMTENADRLAKILKGDKKIRGNFAELQLKSVLENSGLVEGVQYKLQERFQDEGKTYIPDAVVFLDKQKSIIIDAKFSLPSDFTFEDISQNTCLDLAYNLKSRIDELAKKPYMQYNKHTYEFVLLFIPYQNILDLILNVDLEIYQYAYKKKVYLTTPNTLFMALNTINISWKNIQSNENILKAFDELGKFHDKFAGVLDDFEKIKENIKRLNTNVDNMQTKLTHGSGNIASRVIKLKELGAKTQKLIKCEMSDESSI; this comes from the coding sequence ATGGAAAATATCTTGATAGCCTTTTTAGTTGTTGTAATTTTAGCTTTCATATGGTATGTGTTTAAAAGCCAAAAAGAAAAAGCAAAATTGGAGTTTTTAAACCAAAGTAATATAGCCTTGCAAAATCAACTTACTAATTTAGAGCTTGAAAAAACTACACTCATGGAAAAAAATTCCAAACTTTTAGATGAAAAAATATTATATTTATCTAAAAATGAGGCTTTAGAAGCAAAATTAGCTCAAAAAGAACAAACTCAGCAAGAACTTTTAAATATACATTTAAAAGAGCGTGCGAATTTAAAAGAAGAATATACTCAAACTTTAATAAAACTAGAAGAAAAATACAAACAAGGTTTAGTAGAATTAAAACAAGAATTAGAACAAAATTTACAAAAACAAAATGCTAATATTTTAAGCCAAAACAAACTTATGCTTAATGAAGATACAAAAAAAATCTTAGAAGAAATTTTCTTGCCTGTGAAAAAAAGTGTTAAAGAATACAATGAAAGACTAAATTCAAATGAAGTTAGTCTTAAAACTCATATTGATAATATGTTTAAATTTAGCCAAAATATGACAGAAAATGCAGATAGGTTAGCTAAAATTTTAAAGGGTGATAAAAAAATTCGTGGTAATTTTGCAGAATTGCAACTAAAATCAGTTTTAGAAAATAGTGGCCTAGTAGAGGGCGTGCAGTATAAATTGCAAGAGAGATTTCAAGATGAGGGTAAAACCTATATTCCTGATGCGGTTGTGTTTTTAGATAAACAAAAAAGTATAATCATTGATGCAAAATTTTCTTTGCCAAGTGATTTTACTTTTGAAGATATTAGTCAAAATACCTGTCTTGATTTAGCTTATAATCTAAAATCAAGGATTGATGAGTTAGCCAAAAAACCTTATATGCAGTATAATAAACACACTTATGAGTTTGTTTTGCTTTTTATACCTTATCAAAATATCCTGGATTTGATTTTAAATGTAGATCTTGAAATTTATCAATATGCTTATAAAAAAAAGGTTTATTTAACTACGCCAAATACTCTTTTTATGGCACTAAATACGATAAATATTTCATGGAAAAATATACAAAGTAATGAAAATATCCTAAAAGCTTTTGATGAGCTTGGCAAATTTCATGATAAATTTGCAGGTGTTTTAGATGATTTTGAAAAAATCAAAGAAAACATTAAAAGATTAAACACAAATGTAGATAATATGCAAACGAAGCTGACTCATGGAAGCGGGAATATCGCTTCAAGAGTGATAAAGCTTAAAGAGCTAGGTGCAAAAACCCAAAAGCTTATAAAATGTGAGATGAGTGATGAAAGCAGTATTTAA
- a CDS encoding NYN domain-containing protein, which produces MDNKSVAIFIDAENIPSKYAKSIFDIASDYGEIVIKRIYGDWTQKNIQNWKEQIAQYSIIAMQQFNFIANKNSSDMYLITEIMSFFYEKDIDIFVIVSSDSDYTSLIQRLKEGKKQVIGMGLKQAVKSYVNSFSEFFYLDQDESKEKILSTKEYIKDLINITETLIEEKGRAEYAQIRTNMNRKHANFIPQNFGFKNFRALVKEFLPQMKQFKEGNEKNIYFLIEKIKA; this is translated from the coding sequence ATGGATAACAAAAGTGTGGCAATCTTTATTGATGCAGAAAATATTCCTTCAAAATATGCAAAATCTATTTTTGATATCGCTTCTGATTATGGAGAAATTGTTATAAAACGAATTTATGGAGATTGGACACAAAAAAATATACAAAACTGGAAAGAACAAATCGCACAATATTCTATCATCGCTATGCAACAATTTAATTTTATAGCTAATAAAAACTCAAGTGATATGTATTTAATCACTGAGATTATGAGTTTTTTTTATGAAAAAGATATTGATATTTTTGTCATTGTTTCAAGTGATAGTGATTATACTAGTTTAATCCAAAGGCTTAAAGAGGGCAAAAAGCAAGTTATAGGTATGGGTTTAAAACAAGCTGTAAAATCTTATGTGAATTCTTTTAGTGAATTTTTTTATTTAGATCAAGATGAATCTAAAGAAAAAATATTAAGCACTAAAGAATATATTAAAGATTTAATCAATATCACAGAAACCTTGATAGAAGAAAAAGGCCGTGCTGAATATGCTCAAATTCGCACCAATATGAATAGAAAGCACGCAAATTTTATCCCTCAAAATTTTGGTTTTAAAAATTTTAGAGCTTTAGTAAAAGAGTTTTTACCGCAAATGAAGCAATTTAAAGAAGGTAATGAAAAAAATATTTATTTTCTTATTGAAAAAATAAAGGCTTAA
- a CDS encoding bifunctional ADP-dependent NAD(P)H-hydrate dehydratase/NAD(P)H-hydrate epimerase — protein MKAVFKDNISYEKELIEKGLDEFLMMENAGIELANLIKKKSKKLKNPKILFLLGTGGNGADGLVAIRHLKKAFAYVMPYKKSTMFIKQEQILKNIGFNFLKKEPKFKDFDIIVDCVFGSGLNKPLDENLQRIFKKITKSKTLKIACDIPSGLGQELCFKTDYTLCMGVIKEILLEDFAKEFVGKIKIANLGLKSYIQNTSSFLLEKKDLKLIAKKANSNKGDFGHVYIFANKSAGTLAGLGALEFGAGLVSLVAKESFSPLIMLKDNIESKINAAAIGMGLDDLSILKDERLKNIPLVLDANCFQSENLLSYLNREDVVLTPHPKEFSMLLKLCFNEDVNVEEIQNNRFFYARKFSSKFQCVLVLKGANPIITQKEKLFVVNCGNEALAKGGSGDVLSGMIAALLGAKFNALEAAKNAVLAHALVAKNYKKNKISFDALKLIKGLKCL, from the coding sequence ATGAAAGCAGTATTTAAAGATAATATTTCTTATGAAAAAGAGTTGATTGAAAAAGGTTTGGATGAATTTTTAATGATGGAAAATGCAGGCATAGAGCTTGCAAATTTGATTAAGAAAAAAAGTAAAAAGCTAAAAAATCCCAAAATTTTATTTTTACTTGGTACTGGTGGAAATGGAGCCGATGGGCTTGTGGCTATAAGGCATTTAAAAAAAGCTTTTGCCTATGTTATGCCATATAAAAAAAGTACAATGTTTATCAAGCAAGAGCAAATTTTAAAAAATATAGGTTTTAATTTCTTAAAAAAAGAACCTAAATTTAAAGATTTTGACATTATAGTTGATTGTGTTTTTGGAAGTGGTTTAAATAAACCTTTAGATGAAAATTTACAAAGAATTTTTAAAAAAATTACTAAAAGCAAAACTTTAAAAATAGCTTGTGATATTCCTAGTGGTCTTGGACAAGAGCTATGTTTTAAGACTGATTACACTCTTTGTATGGGAGTGATTAAAGAAATTTTACTAGAAGATTTTGCAAAAGAATTTGTAGGTAAAATTAAAATTGCGAATTTGGGTTTAAAATCCTATATACAAAATACTTCAAGTTTTTTACTAGAAAAAAAAGATTTAAAGCTCATTGCAAAAAAAGCTAATTCAAATAAAGGTGATTTTGGCCATGTTTATATTTTTGCCAATAAAAGTGCAGGTACTCTAGCTGGACTTGGTGCTTTAGAGTTTGGAGCAGGGCTTGTATCTTTAGTAGCTAAAGAAAGTTTTTCGCCTTTGATTATGCTAAAAGATAATATTGAAAGCAAAATAAATGCAGCTGCTATAGGTATGGGACTTGATGATTTAAGTATTTTAAAAGATGAAAGATTAAAAAACATTCCTTTAGTCTTAGATGCAAATTGCTTTCAAAGTGAAAATTTACTTTCTTATCTTAATAGAGAAGATGTTGTTTTAACCCCTCATCCTAAAGAGTTTTCTATGCTTTTAAAACTTTGTTTTAATGAGGATGTAAATGTAGAAGAAATTCAAAATAATCGCTTTTTTTATGCAAGAAAATTTAGCTCTAAATTTCAATGTGTTTTGGTATTAAAAGGGGCTAATCCCATCATCACTCAAAAAGAAAAACTTTTTGTAGTAAATTGTGGCAATGAAGCTTTGGCAAAAGGTGGAAGCGGGGATGTGCTAAGTGGCATGATAGCAGCTTTGCTTGGAGCTAAATTTAATGCT
- a CDS encoding YifB family Mg chelatase-like AAA ATPase: MKKLKCASFSTELDIIDVESTFTRGLPGFSIVGLANSTIKESTERVKATLLSQNFNFPAQKITINLSPSDIPKNGSHFDLAIAILILFQKENLDDFFVFGELGLDGSIKSTASLFSILLFLSAKVQNAKVVVPKAIAQKASMIPNLTIYALENLAQAMDFFKEKNYENYHINNAHPLFENAIEINNQKYIKNSIYPYDFKEVKGQENAKFACIIAALGMHNILFEGSPGSGKSMCAKRLPFIMPPQSLKEILAQNAYKSLNSLDDDFSASRVFRSPHHTSTRASIFGGGTKNAKIGEIALANGGVLFFDEFPHFSKQIIESLREPLEDFKILISRVNTKVIYETKFLFACAQNPCPCGNLFSKSLVCRCQEIEIKKYKNKISSPILDRIDLYVAMDEISHEDKTSLSSEQMGEMVFKGFLFQKQRKQEEFNAKLNDEQLKQFCILDSTANEILQKAINSYNLSQRGVNKTIKVARTIADLEQSELILKTHILKALSFRMRTT, from the coding sequence ATGAAAAAACTAAAATGTGCAAGTTTTTCTACAGAGCTTGATATTATCGATGTAGAATCAACTTTCACAAGAGGTTTGCCAGGTTTTAGTATAGTGGGTCTTGCAAATTCTACCATTAAAGAAAGTACAGAAAGAGTTAAGGCAACTTTACTAAGTCAAAATTTCAATTTCCCAGCACAAAAAATCACTATCAATCTTAGTCCATCAGATATCCCTAAAAATGGCTCTCATTTTGATTTGGCTATTGCGATTTTGATTTTATTTCAAAAAGAAAATTTAGATGACTTTTTTGTTTTTGGAGAACTTGGTTTAGATGGGAGTATTAAAAGTACTGCTAGTTTATTTTCTATCTTGCTTTTTTTAAGTGCAAAAGTACAAAATGCCAAAGTAGTAGTACCAAAAGCTATTGCACAAAAAGCTTCGATGATACCTAACTTAACAATCTATGCTTTGGAAAATTTAGCTCAAGCTATGGATTTTTTTAAAGAAAAAAATTATGAGAATTATCATATAAATAATGCTCATCCTTTGTTTGAAAATGCCATAGAAATTAATAATCAAAAATATATAAAAAATTCTATTTACCCTTATGATTTTAAAGAAGTTAAGGGTCAAGAAAATGCTAAATTTGCTTGTATAATAGCAGCTTTGGGTATGCATAATATTTTATTTGAAGGTAGTCCAGGTAGTGGTAAAAGTATGTGTGCTAAAAGACTTCCTTTCATCATGCCACCGCAAAGTTTGAAAGAAATTTTAGCTCAAAATGCCTATAAATCATTAAATTCTTTAGACGATGATTTTAGTGCTAGTAGGGTTTTTAGAAGTCCTCATCATACAAGTACTAGGGCTAGTATTTTTGGTGGAGGAACCAAAAATGCCAAGATAGGAGAAATAGCACTTGCAAATGGAGGAGTTTTGTTTTTTGATGAGTTTCCCCATTTTTCAAAACAAATCATAGAAAGTTTAAGAGAGCCGCTAGAGGATTTTAAAATTCTTATTTCAAGAGTTAATACTAAAGTGATTTATGAAACTAAATTTTTATTTGCTTGTGCACAAAATCCTTGTCCTTGTGGAAATTTATTTTCTAAAAGTCTTGTATGTCGTTGCCAAGAGATAGAAATTAAAAAATATAAAAATAAAATTTCATCTCCTATTTTAGACAGAATTGATCTTTATGTAGCTATGGATGAGATTTCGCATGAAGATAAAACAAGTTTAAGCTCTGAACAGATGGGTGAAATGGTTTTTAAAGGATTTTTATTTCAAAAGCAAAGAAAACAAGAAGAATTTAATGCTAAATTAAATGATGAACAGCTGAAACAATTTTGTATTTTAGATTCTACTGCGAATGAAATTTTACAAAAGGCTATAAATTCATATAATCTTTCTCAAAGAGGGGTAAATAAAACCATAAAAGTGGCAAGAACCATTGCAGATTTAGAGCAAAGTGAGTTGATCTTAAAAACTCATATTTTAAAAGCATTAAGTTTTAGAATGAGAACTACATAG